The following coding sequences are from one Musa acuminata AAA Group cultivar baxijiao chromosome BXJ2-4, Cavendish_Baxijiao_AAA, whole genome shotgun sequence window:
- the LOC103985288 gene encoding O-fucosyltransferase 30: MSRWRKRSPRNKPLFFLSVALLVLFALFLAFCLSSTADVLRSLLPSSSGTLDAARSTQCGFSLRGERFLWFAPHSGFSNQVSELKNAILFAAILNRTLIVPPVLDHHAVVLGSCPKFRVSSPTELRTAVWDHIMELVRDRRYVSMGDIIDLSVVTSSMVRTVDFRIFASAWCGLNMEQACSGGLCCAISGKKSAVGNFDQCRSLLSGLQGNNNQCTYAVEDDCRTTVWTYLQDNDETLDSFQAGQELLKKKKISYVRKRRSISKALGPGSKAAMSPILAFGTLFSAPYRGSESYIDIHEVPGDPRIQSLLKKMEFIPFAPEILAAAKEFALNKIRKPFLCAQLRLLDGQFKNHWKTTFSTLEQKLKSLELKPNQRILSDPINIFLMTDLPSVNWTGTYLADLAKDSTYQLYSMEENSELVMEAAKRLMASENGIRSSVLPRNYEGSRKKKACNQVLLPDILLYIEESVCSCASLGFVGTAGSTIAENIELMRKKNTCKL, translated from the exons ATGAGTCGATGGCGGAAGAGAAGCCCAAGAAACAagcccctcttcttcctctctgttGCCCTTCTCGTCCTCTTCGCCCTCTTCCTCGCCTTTTGTCTCTCCTCCACCGCCGATGTCCTCCGCTCCCTGCTCCCTTCCTCCTCCGGAACCCTCGACGCTGCTCGATCCACCCAATGCGGCTTCTCCCTCCGCGGCGAGCGATTTCTCTGGTTCGCCCCACACAGCGGGTTCAGCAACCAGGTCTCCGAGCTCAAGAACGCCATCCTCTTCGCCGCCATCTTGAACCGCACCCTGATCGTGCCCCCCGTGCTCGACCACCATGCCGTCGTCCTGGGTAGTTGCCCCAAGTTTAGGGTCTCCAGCCCCACCGAGCTCCGGACGGCAGTGTGGGATCACATCATGGAGCTCGTTCGAGATCGGAG GTATGTATCAATGGGAGACATAATTGATCTGTCTGTGGTGACATCATCTATGGTTAGAACAGTTGATTTTAGGATATTTGCTTCAGCTTGGTGTGGGTTAAACATGGAGCAAGCTTGCTCTGGTGGCTTATGTTGTGCCATTTCTGGCAAAAAATCTGCTGTGGGAAATTTTGATCAGTGCAGATCATTGCTATCTGGCTTGCAGGGTAATAATAACCAGTGTACATATGCTGTAGAAGATGATTGTAGGACAACTGTGTGGACATACCTTCAGGACAATGATGAAACGTTGGACTCGTTTCAGGCCGGCCAAGAGTTgctgaaaaagaagaaaatttcataTGTTAGAAAACGTAGAAGTATCAGTAAAGCTCTTGGGCCTGGATCAAAAGCTGCAATGTCCCCGATCCTGGCTTTTGGAACGCTCTTTTCAGCACCTTACAGAGGTTCTGAGTCGTATATTGATATCCATGAAGTGCCAGGAGACCCACGAATACAATCTTTGCTCAAGAAAATGGAATTTATTCCTTTTGCCCCAGAAATCCTGGCTGCAGCGAAGGAGTTTGCTCTGAACAAAATTAGAAAGCCTTTTCTCTGTGCTCAGCTTAGGTTGTTAGATGGGCAATTTAAGAACCATTGGAAGACTACATTTTCAACTCTGGAGCAGAAGTTGAAGTCCCTAGAACTGAAACCAAATCAAAGGATACTAAGTGATCCTAttaatatttttctcatgacagaTCTTCCTTCTGTAAACTGGACTGGTACTTACCTGGCGGACCTTGCAAAAGATTCAACATATCAACTATATTCCATGGAAGAAAACTCTGAATTGGTCATGGAGGCAGCCAAGAGACTAATGGCATCAGAAAATGGTATCAGGTCTAGTGTCCTTCCAAGAAATTATGAAGGATCACGGAAGAAGAAAGCTTGTAACCAAGTGTTATTACCAGATattcttttgtatatagaagAATCAGTTTGCAGCTGTGCATCACTGGGGTTTGTGGGGACTGCTGGGTCGACAATAGCAGAAAACATCGAGCTGATGAGGAAGAAGAACACCTGCAAGTTGTAG